One window of Theropithecus gelada isolate Dixy chromosome 4, Tgel_1.0, whole genome shotgun sequence genomic DNA carries:
- the MRPS18A gene encoding 39S ribosomal protein S18a, mitochondrial isoform X3 → MAAFKVLVSAYGGLLRGLLAGPAATSWSRLPARGFREVVEIQEGKTTIIEGRLTATPKGSPNPPNPSGQCPICRWNLKHKYNYDDVLLLSQFIRPHGGMLPRKITGLCQEEHRKIEECVKMAHRAGRGFLKELFRKANLNSTGT, encoded by the exons ATGGCGGCCTTCAAGGTTTTGGTGTCGGCTTATGGGGGGCTTCTCCGTGGGCTCCTAGCGGGCCCGGCAGCGACCAGCTGGTCTCGGCTTCCAGCTCGCGGGTTCAGGGAAG TGGTGGAGATCCAAGAAGGGAAGACAACTATA ATTGAAGGCCGTCTCACAGCGACTCCCAAGGGCAGTCCAAATCCTCCTAACCCCTCTGGCCAGTGCCCCATCTGCCGTTGGAACCTGAAGCACAAGTATAACTATGAC GATGTTCTGCTGCTTAGCCAGTTCATCCGGCCTCATGGAGGCATGCTGCCACGAAAGATCACAGGCCTATGCCAGGAAGAACACCGCAAGATTGAGGAGTGTGTGAAGATGGCCCACCGAGCAG GCCGCGGCTTCCTGAAGGAGTTGTTCCGAAAAGCAAACCTCAACTCAACCG
- the MRPS18A gene encoding 39S ribosomal protein S18a, mitochondrial isoform X1, whose protein sequence is MAAFKVLVSAYGGLLRGLLAGPAATSWSRLPARGFREVVEIQEGKTTIIEGRLTATPKGSPNPPNPSGQCPICRWNLKHKYNYDDVLLLSQFIRPHGGMLPRKITGLCQEEHRKIEECVKMAHRAGRRSWGPRGAEGRRRSLPSRLPHVSAPPGRKEDIQSVNYTPHPMPTSPLPWAFPLAPSELQRELQRLSHLPPTQVYYQITGRGFLKELFRKANLNSTGT, encoded by the exons ATGGCGGCCTTCAAGGTTTTGGTGTCGGCTTATGGGGGGCTTCTCCGTGGGCTCCTAGCGGGCCCGGCAGCGACCAGCTGGTCTCGGCTTCCAGCTCGCGGGTTCAGGGAAG TGGTGGAGATCCAAGAAGGGAAGACAACTATA ATTGAAGGCCGTCTCACAGCGACTCCCAAGGGCAGTCCAAATCCTCCTAACCCCTCTGGCCAGTGCCCCATCTGCCGTTGGAACCTGAAGCACAAGTATAACTATGAC GATGTTCTGCTGCTTAGCCAGTTCATCCGGCCTCATGGAGGCATGCTGCCACGAAAGATCACAGGCCTATGCCAGGAAGAACACCGCAAGATTGAGGAGTGTGTGAAGATGGCCCACCGAGCAGGTAGAAGGTCCTGGGGACCAAGAGGGGCAGAGGGCCGCAGGCGCTCTCTCCCTTCCCGGCTGCCCCATGTTTCAGCCCCTCCTGGAAGAAAAGAGGATATCCAGAGTGTTAATTATACTCCCCATCCAATGCCAACCTCCCCACTCCCTTGGGCTTTCCCTCTGGCCCCCTCAGAGCTGCAGAGGGAGCTGCAAAGACTATCCCATCTTCCCCCCACTCAGGTCTATTACCAAATCACAGGCCGCGGCTTCCTGAAGGAGTTGTTCCGAAAAGCAAACCTCAACTCAACCG
- the MRPS18A gene encoding 39S ribosomal protein S18a, mitochondrial isoform X4, with protein MAAFKVLVSAYGGLLRGLLAGPAATSWSRLPARGFREVVEIQEGKTTIIEGRLTATPKGSPNPPNPSGQCPICRWNLKHKYNYDDVLLLSQFIRPHGGMLPRKITGLCQEEHRKIEECVKMAHRAGT; from the exons ATGGCGGCCTTCAAGGTTTTGGTGTCGGCTTATGGGGGGCTTCTCCGTGGGCTCCTAGCGGGCCCGGCAGCGACCAGCTGGTCTCGGCTTCCAGCTCGCGGGTTCAGGGAAG TGGTGGAGATCCAAGAAGGGAAGACAACTATA ATTGAAGGCCGTCTCACAGCGACTCCCAAGGGCAGTCCAAATCCTCCTAACCCCTCTGGCCAGTGCCCCATCTGCCGTTGGAACCTGAAGCACAAGTATAACTATGAC GATGTTCTGCTGCTTAGCCAGTTCATCCGGCCTCATGGAGGCATGCTGCCACGAAAGATCACAGGCCTATGCCAGGAAGAACACCGCAAGATTGAGGAGTGTGTGAAGATGGCCCACCGAGCAG